In Pogoniulus pusillus isolate bPogPus1 chromosome 20, bPogPus1.pri, whole genome shotgun sequence, the following are encoded in one genomic region:
- the RGS9BP gene encoding regulator of G-protein signaling 9-binding protein, with protein sequence MVKEECKALLDALNKVTACYRHMVLTIGGTSDSQNLREELKKTRQKAQELAVANRNKLTTVLKDKTVSKEDKAEFERLWVIFSTCLEILEIDMRRALELGHEFPLNVPKKHLIQTGMSGGTSGVAARAMSVQNMKYEAEHNIDVVDLKDLENEINQVGEMMYEMEMKVNVPQWTVEAKQDPGAELKSTISVGASSIGMISVEENKSFCDISKVLAGIIFSAVLIIAIVLAVCVVKLS encoded by the coding sequence ATGGTGAAGGAGGAATGCAAAGCGCTGCTGGACGCGCTCAACAAGGTGACCGCCTGCTACCGACACATGGTGCTGACCATCGGCGGCACCTCGGACTCGCAGAACCTGCGGGAGGAGCTCAAGAAAACCCGACAGAAGGCCCAGGAGCTGGCGGTGGCCAACAGGAACAAGCTCACCACGGTCCTGAAGGACAAAACCGTGAGTAAGGAAGATAAAGCCGAATTCGAGAGGCTATGGGTGATTTTCTCCACGTGCCTAGAGATCCTGGAGATCGATATGAGGAGAGCTCTGGAGCTAGGTCACGAGTTCCCGCTAAATGTCCCCAAAAAGCACCTGATCCAGACAGGCATGAGCGGGGGAACCTCTGGCGTGGCCGCCAGGGCAATGAGCGTCCAGAACATGAAATACGAGGCTGAGCACAATATAGACGTGGTGGATTTGAAAGACCTCGAGAACgaaatcaaccaggtaggagaGATGATGTACGAGATGGAAATGAAGGTCAATGTCCCCCAGTGGACAGTAGAGGCTAAACAAGACCCAGGGGCTGAATTAAAATCCACCATCAGTGTGGGCGCTTCTTCTATTGGTATGATCTCTGTGGAGGAAAACAAATCCTTCTGCGATATCAGCAAGGTTCTAGCTGGGATTATTTTCTCCGCTGTGCTCATTATCGCTATTGTCCTGGCAGTGTGCGTGGTAAAACTCTCTTAG